GAGTAACAATGGGTCCCTTAAAATTTTTCAATGTATTTTTGAGCATGACTTCCATGGAATGTTTTTCTCCCCTGACTGGTTTCAAGGTGCCGATCAAAATTCCTTTTACGCCATTTAATTTTCCCGAATTTTTAAGTTGAGTCAGCATGCGGTCAACGGCGTAGACTTTTTCATCCACGTCTTCAAAAAAAAGAATCGAGTTTCTTGTATCGAGATCATAAGGAGTACCAATACTGGAGGTGATCAGAGAGAGACAGCCTCCAACGAGCTTGCCATGCGCTAGCCCGCTTTGCATGATTTTGCAGTTTTTGAGAGAGATAGGTTTATTTTTTTGGGGTTCGGTCAGAGCACTTTTCAAACTCAAGTTCGTTAAGGAAACATCATTGCCTAACTGCGTGACAACAGGGCCGTAAAAAGTGGGAATGCCCGCCTTTTGCCTTAAGAAAGTGAGGAGCGCGGTGATATCGCTGACCCCGACCACGGGTTTCCGGTTTTTTTTCAAAATTTTTGGATCCAAGAGGGGGATAATTCGCTGTGCACCATAACCACCGCGGGCAAAAAGAATTGCCTTCACTTTTTTATTTTTGAAAAGGGCGAGAAGTTCTTTGGACCTTCTCTGGTCATCTCCCGCAAGGTAATTTTCTTTTGAAAAAATATGGAAATGATAAAAAACTTTAAATCCCATTTTTTTTAGGGAATTAATTCCCTTCTGAAACTGTTTTTTATCAAAAGGACTCGATGAAGCGGCAATGCCGACCATATCTCCCCGTTTAAGAATTTTTTCCATATTTTTATAAGTTTCCGAAAAAATGCGGGAGGGCGTGCAAACCTTCACCTGCCACCCGCATTTTTTCGGAAACTGTTTATCAATTTGACCCAATTCCCGCAACGGTATTAAATGACCCCCCGGGGTCATCCTGAACACATTCGTTACACTCAGTGTAAACTCCGTGAAGGATCCAAATGAATTCGGCGGCGAAAAAACTTCAAAAGATTTTAAGGAAACACTTGAAGGCCAATGTGTTCCTGACGATCACCGACAACACCTCCGTTTTTTTGAGGGCCGATTATCGCCGTCGTGTCTGGCATATCCGTCTTCATTGGATGTTTCAAAAAGCCGAACCTTCTTTGCAAAAACACATTGCACGCTACATTGACGATCATAACAAGGAGAGTTCCAGTTTAATTGACCGGTTTATTGAAGATCACTGGCATTGGGTTCACCACCGAATGCCTCCCATTGTGACAAAGGGAAAAATTTACGATCTCGAAAAGCTTTTCAAAAATCTCAACCGTGATTTTTTGGAAAATAAAGTGACGGCCAAAATTACTTGGGGACCTTCCGCCTCACGGCGTGCCTATGAACAATTGCAGATGGGTAGTTATTCCACTTCAAAAAATCTGATTACGATTCATCCCCATCTGGATCAAAAATTTGTTCCGCAATATGTTGTGGAGGGAACAATCTTCCACGAAATGTGTCACGCGCTGGTGCCCGTGCGGAAAGTCAATGGCCGCCGTGAAATTCATCCCCCCGCTTTCAAAACAATGGAAACAATCTATCCCCATTTGAAAAAAGCGCTGGAGTGGGAAGGAAAAAACCTAAGCCGCCTAATGCGCAAACCTAGAAAAAAAGGAGAAACAAAATGAAACCATGGATTTTGTTGGGAGTTGTTGTGAGTATGTTGATGCTTGTGCGAAGCGCAGGTGCAGAGGAACCTTGTTCAAAATTGGCGGGTGGGTCTCAACGTGACCAGTGCGTCCATCAGGAACTTTTCAAAGCAGATGCGACGCTGAATCAAGTTTACAAAACATTGATGGACAGTTTTGCAAAAGATCCATCCATGACCGCCAAACTTAAGTCGGCCGAGCGGGCTTGGATCAAGTGGCGCGATGCTTATTGTCAGAAAATAAGTGCCAAGGAACAATGTCTTCTCCACACAACTTTCATTCGCGTAACAGCATTGCAGAACAAAACCCCCGGATTTTTGGAGGCGCCTCCTCTTTTTTCGGCAGTGCGACCGTTGGTTTGTACGAAAAAGAAAATGGACATGGTTGATACCTGTGGCAAAGCCGATTTTGAGCCGACTCCTGTCGATTTAAATCATGATGGTGTCATGGAATGGATTTATTTGGGGAATGGACATTTTTGCGGAGCTTCCATGAATTGCTCGTTTTCGCTGGTGCAGTATAACGCCAACCGGTGGCGGCTGATTTTGGAAAGTGGTGTGCGTGCTGTCTGGCCGCTTCAAAGCAGTCATCAAGGTTATCGGAATTTGCTGAGTTCTGCACATGACACGGCCTGTGAAACTGCTTTGACACCTTATGAATGGGCGGGGGATCGTTATAAGGATGGAAAAGAAATTCTGTGCAATTTTTGTGAAGCGGAGAAAGGAAAACAGCTTTCCCCTCTTTGCCATAAAGAATTGGGAACCCCAATTTTTAACACCGAAGATTTGCCGTGATTTTAAAAAAACTGGCGGAGAGGGAGGGATTCGAACCCTCGTTGCACCTTTTGGGCGCAAAACAGTTTAGCAAACTGCCGCCTTCGGCCCCTCGGCCACCTCTCCATGGTCGTTTTCATAACGACTCGCCAAACTTTCGTAAAGTCCAATTATATTCAACAATAATTTAAAATCGAAATATTTGGTAGAGCATATCTCATAAATGGTGTCATCCTGAACACATTCGCTACGCTCAGTGTAAACTCCGTGAAGGATCTGCTTGATAGCAAAGTGGATTCTTCGCGGAGTTTATCCTGAGCCCGAACAGATTCTTCGCGGAGTTTATCCTGAGCCCGAACAGATTCTTCGCTTCGCTCAGAATGACAAAGCGAAGGGCTCAGAATAACAAAGCGAATGGCTCAGAATTACAAAGCGAAGGGCTCAGAATGACAAAGCGAAGGGCTCAGAATGACAAAGCGAAGGGCTCAGAATGACAGGCTTCTAAAATGATTTATGAGATGCGCTCTAATGTCTTTAGCCAATTTTTGCAATACCTAGATAGGGTTTCAGTATCTCCGGAACCGTAATGCTTCCATCTTTTTGCTGGTACTGCTCTAGAACGGCGATTAGTGTGCGGCCTACGGCGAGACCGGAACCGTTTAATGTGTGGGCAAATTTTAATTTTCCGTCTTTTCCTTTGAAGCGGATGTTGGCGCGCCGGGCTTGAAACGCTTCACAATTACTGCACGAAGAAATTTCACGATAGACATTCTGACCCGGAAGCCAGACTTCGATATCGTATGTTTTTGCGGAAGAGAAACCGAGGTCTGCCGTGCACAGAGACACAACGCGATAATGGAGTCCCAACTTTTGCAAAACTTTTTCTGCGTCGCCCGTTAATTGTTCCAATGCCTCATAAGAATTTTCGGGATGCGTAAATTTTACGAGCTCCACTTTGTTGAACTGATGTTGGCGAATCAGACCTTTCACGTCTTTTCCGTAAGAGCCCGCTTCGGCGCGAAAACAGGGAGTGTAAGCGACCATGGAAATTGGCAAGTCTTCTTCTTTCAAAATTTCGTTGCTGTAAATGTTGGTGAGAGGGACTTCTGCGGTGGGAATGAGATAATGTCCCGCTGTTGTTTTGAAAAGATCTTCCTCAAACTTTGGTAATTGTCCGGTGCCCACGAGTGCGGGCGCATTCACCATAAAGGGAGGAAGAATTTCCGTGTAGCCATTTTCTTTGGTGTGAAGATCGAGCATGAAGTTGATCAACGCGCGCTCCAGTTTCGCACCGGCTCCCTTGTAAATAACAAAACGACTCCCTGACATTTTCGCGGCACGCTCAAAATCAAGAATGCCAAGTTTTTCCCCAATTTCAGAATGATCTTTCGGGGTGAAATTAAATTTCGGTTTTTCTCCCCAAGTTCTTTCAATGTGGTTTTCTTCCGAGGATTTTCCGGAGGGAACGCTGGAATGGGGCGTGTTGGGAATTGTCAAACAAAGATTTTCCAGTTTTTTTTCAATCTCGGTTTGTTCAGGTCCGATTTCCTTGAGACGTGTTGCAACTTTTTGCATATCGGCGATAATTCCCGACGCGTCTTTTCCGGCTTTCTTCAACGCCTGCACTTCTTTCGAAACTTCGTTTTGTCTGGCTCGCAAGTCATCGTATTCTTTTTGAAGTAATTTGCGTCGGGAATCGAGTTCGAAAAGAGGATTCAAATCAAAAGCCATGCCCCTTTTCAGGAGCATGGCTTGTATGGTAGCCAGATCCTTCACTTTGTTCAGGATGACCCTTTGGGTCATTTTTTCAGTTCTGCGTCAATGATTTCCTTGAATTTCGGAAAAGGTTGCGCGCCGGAAATCATGATTCCGTTGATAAAGAATGACGGTGTGCCTGTGACACCGGCCTTGGAGGCTTCATCGATATTCTTCTGAATGGTTGCGGCATATTTGTTGCTCGCAACGCATTCGTCGAATTTCTTTGTGTCGAGTCCGACCTGTTTTAAATATTCCTTGAGTTTATCAGATTTGAGAGCTGTTTGGTTTCCAAACAGGATTTTGCTATATTCCCAATATTTTCCCTGTTCCCCGGCACAATGTGCCGCCATATGCGCCGGCATGGCATCTTGATGAAAGCTTAAAGGAAAATCACGCAACACATATTGGACTTTGTCTTTATAAGTTTCCAAAATCT
This genomic stretch from Deltaproteobacteria bacterium harbors:
- a CDS encoding LD-carboxypeptidase, whose amino-acid sequence is MTPGGHLIPLRELGQIDKQFPKKCGWQVKVCTPSRIFSETYKNMEKILKRGDMVGIAASSSPFDKKQFQKGINSLKKMGFKVFYHFHIFSKENYLAGDDQRRSKELLALFKNKKVKAILFARGGYGAQRIIPLLDPKILKKNRKPVVGVSDITALLTFLRQKAGIPTFYGPVVTQLGNDVSLTNLSLKSALTEPQKNKPISLKNCKIMQSGLAHGKLVGGCLSLITSSIGTPYDLDTRNSILFFEDVDEKVYAVDRMLTQLKNSGKLNGVKGILIGTLKPVRGEKHSMEVMLKNTLKNFKGPIVTHFPAGHTKKFVTLPLGAKITLDTSLLCDNLKK
- a CDS encoding SprT-like domain-containing protein — encoded protein: MNSAAKKLQKILRKHLKANVFLTITDNTSVFLRADYRRRVWHIRLHWMFQKAEPSLQKHIARYIDDHNKESSSLIDRFIEDHWHWVHHRMPPIVTKGKIYDLEKLFKNLNRDFLENKVTAKITWGPSASRRAYEQLQMGSYSTSKNLITIHPHLDQKFVPQYVVEGTIFHEMCHALVPVRKVNGRREIHPPAFKTMETIYPHLKKALEWEGKNLSRLMRKPRKKGETK
- a CDS encoding DUF1311 domain-containing protein, whose protein sequence is MKPWILLGVVVSMLMLVRSAGAEEPCSKLAGGSQRDQCVHQELFKADATLNQVYKTLMDSFAKDPSMTAKLKSAERAWIKWRDAYCQKISAKEQCLLHTTFIRVTALQNKTPGFLEAPPLFSAVRPLVCTKKKMDMVDTCGKADFEPTPVDLNHDGVMEWIYLGNGHFCGASMNCSFSLVQYNANRWRLILESGVRAVWPLQSSHQGYRNLLSSAHDTACETALTPYEWAGDRYKDGKEILCNFCEAEKGKQLSPLCHKELGTPIFNTEDLP
- the serS gene encoding serine--tRNA ligase gives rise to the protein MTQRVILNKVKDLATIQAMLLKRGMAFDLNPLFELDSRRKLLQKEYDDLRARQNEVSKEVQALKKAGKDASGIIADMQKVATRLKEIGPEQTEIEKKLENLCLTIPNTPHSSVPSGKSSEENHIERTWGEKPKFNFTPKDHSEIGEKLGILDFERAAKMSGSRFVIYKGAGAKLERALINFMLDLHTKENGYTEILPPFMVNAPALVGTGQLPKFEEDLFKTTAGHYLIPTAEVPLTNIYSNEILKEEDLPISMVAYTPCFRAEAGSYGKDVKGLIRQHQFNKVELVKFTHPENSYEALEQLTGDAEKVLQKLGLHYRVVSLCTADLGFSSAKTYDIEVWLPGQNVYREISSCSNCEAFQARRANIRFKGKDGKLKFAHTLNGSGLAVGRTLIAVLEQYQQKDGSITVPEILKPYLGIAKIG